The DNA sequence TGGAATTAGCCGAACAAGATTTTTTAGATAGCAATAACATAAGACTATTAGGTACCTCTATGGATACTATAAACAAGGCAGAGGACAGAGAAGCGTTTCAGCATACCATGGAAAAAATTCATCAACCTATTATAGAAGGTATAATAGCTCATAATATTGAAACCACCATAAATTTTGCTAAAAATATAGGGTATCCTGTTGTAGTACGTCCAGCATATACACTAGGTGGAACTGGTGGAGGTATAGCACAAGATGAGAACGAACTTATAGAGATAGCCAGCGATGGATTGAGGTTGAGTAGAGTGCATCAAATTCTTGTTGAGAAATCCGTTGCCGGATGGAAAGAAATTGAGTTTGAGGTTGTACGGGATAGAAAAGGTAATTGCATGTCCATATGCAGTATGGAAAATATCGATCCTGTGGGCATACACACGGGAGATAGCATAGTAGTAGCTCCCGCCCAAACGCTAAATGCTTTAGAATATGAAATGCTCCGTACGGCTGCACTCCGGATCATAGATGAGCTCAAAATAGAAGGTGGATGTAATGTACAGTTTGCCCTTGATCCGTGCAGTATGGACTATTATATCATAGAAGTAAATCCAAGAGTTAGCAGATCGAGTGCACTGGCATCCAAGGCAACAGGGTATCCTATAGCCAGGATAACAGCAAAAATAGCAGTCGGTTATACATTGGATGAGATCTTACATGGAATTTCTAAAAACGGATATATCATTTCTGAACCAACTGTTGATTATATAGTAGTTAAAATCCCCAAATGGCCTTTTGATAAGTTTGTAAAGGCCGATAAAAGACTAGGAACTAAGATGAAGGCTACAGGTGAAGTTATGGCCATAGGTTCAAGCATTGAAGAAGGACTTTTAAAGGCTATCAGGTCTTTAGAACTAGGCATAGATTCACTTGATGCGCCAAAATTTAAGAACTTTACAGACGCGGAAATAAAAAATCGATTACATGAAAAAACCGATGAGCGTATCTTTATAGTGGGAGAAGCCTTAAGGCGCGGTATGGATATAGATATGGTATATCGATATACCGCCATAGATAAGTTTTTTATAGGTAAAATATATAATATAGTTAAAATGGAAGAAGCACTAAAAAATTGTGATGTTTTAAGCTTAAAAGCTGATATATTGCTTAAAGCAAAGGAGATGGGTTTTACAGATAATACCATAGCAAGATTTACAGATACAATAGAAGAACGTATATATAACATACGGAAGAGTTTCCGTATATATCCAGTTTATAGAAAGATAGATACCTATGCTAAACATTTGAAATCTGCTGCACCTTATTACTATTCGACATACCTTGGGCAGGATGAAATGAATGTAAGCCATAATAAAAAGGTAGTAGTACTCGGTTCGGGGCCAATTAGAATAGGACAGGGCATAGAGTTTGATTATTGTTCAGTCCATGCAGTATGGGCATTAAAGGAGATAGGTTTTGAAACTATCATAATAAATAATAATCCTGAAACAGTAAGTACCGATTTTGATACGGCAGATAAATTATATTTTGAACCCCTTACGCCTGAAGATGTAATAAATATATTAGAACGGGAAAAACCCCTTGGAGTAATGATACAGTTTGGGGGTCAAACTGCTATAAAATTGGTAGAAACTCTACATCAGGCAGGATATAAAGTACTAGGAACACATCCTAAAGCCATCAATCAGGCAGAAGATAGAAAAGAGTTTGATATGCTTTTAAATAAACTCAATATAAAAAGACCAAAAGGTACCACTATATTCACTACCAGTGAAGCTATAGATGCAGCTGAAAGACTTGGTTATCCAGTCCTTATAAGACCGTCATATGTATTAGGAGGTCAAGGGATGCAAATTGCCCATAGTAACGATGATATAGAGGAATATATGGGTATAATAAATCGAACAAAGCAGGATCATCCCATATTGATTGATAAGTATCTAATAGGGAAAGAGATAGAGGTAGATGCAGTATGTGATGGAGAAGATATATTAATTCCTGGTATCATGCAACATATAGAACGAGCGGGAGTACATTCGGGAGATAGCATCTCAGTATACCCG is a window from the Xylanivirga thermophila genome containing:
- the carB gene encoding carbamoyl-phosphate synthase large subunit, with amino-acid sequence MPRNMNIEKVLVIGSGPIIIGQAAEFDYAGTQACRALKEEGIQVVLVNSNPATIMTDVNMADKVYLEPLNISTLKNIILKEQPDSILPTLGGQTGLNLAMELAEQDFLDSNNIRLLGTSMDTINKAEDREAFQHTMEKIHQPIIEGIIAHNIETTINFAKNIGYPVVVRPAYTLGGTGGGIAQDENELIEIASDGLRLSRVHQILVEKSVAGWKEIEFEVVRDRKGNCMSICSMENIDPVGIHTGDSIVVAPAQTLNALEYEMLRTAALRIIDELKIEGGCNVQFALDPCSMDYYIIEVNPRVSRSSALASKATGYPIARITAKIAVGYTLDEILHGISKNGYIISEPTVDYIVVKIPKWPFDKFVKADKRLGTKMKATGEVMAIGSSIEEGLLKAIRSLELGIDSLDAPKFKNFTDAEIKNRLHEKTDERIFIVGEALRRGMDIDMVYRYTAIDKFFIGKIYNIVKMEEALKNCDVLSLKADILLKAKEMGFTDNTIARFTDTIEERIYNIRKSFRIYPVYRKIDTYAKHLKSAAPYYYSTYLGQDEMNVSHNKKVVVLGSGPIRIGQGIEFDYCSVHAVWALKEIGFETIIINNNPETVSTDFDTADKLYFEPLTPEDVINILEREKPLGVMIQFGGQTAIKLVETLHQAGYKVLGTHPKAINQAEDRKEFDMLLNKLNIKRPKGTTIFTTSEAIDAAERLGYPVLIRPSYVLGGQGMQIAHSNDDIEEYMGIINRTKQDHPILIDKYLIGKEIEVDAVCDGEDILIPGIMQHIERAGVHSGDSISVYPQQSLSKATVDKIVEYTKKIAVELKVKGLINIQFVEYDNEVYIIEVNPRSSRTIPYISKVTGIPMVNLATRAMMGYTIKQLGYGIGLAPKRNIVAVKVPVFSFEKLPQVETSLGPEMKSTGEVLGIGKNLSEALYKGLIAAGYNFAKTGTVLITVADYDKQEVVPLAAELEKLGFDILATGGTAHVLISNYIAASVVNRISESHPNIEDFIEQGKIQMIINTPTKGRIPQRDGFKIRRKGVEYGIPCFTSLDTAKAFINSMKLSLSGEEMHTISLQQLEDMR